One segment of Ziziphus jujuba cultivar Dongzao chromosome 12, ASM3175591v1 DNA contains the following:
- the LOC107407075 gene encoding uncharacterized protein LOC107407075, with the protein MATSPSPSRPPVLDVCTVFSETKRIINAHSRHFLALSVLFILPLSFSFVVFPTLQDLLIDPIPNNSQIFTALTDFVPQLELQDQPTVSAKTLFLALAYSVLTFVFSLCAIGSITYSVFHGFYGRPVKLVSAIKSIFFSFFPLLGTLIVAQIIVFAIAILFAIFLFLVITGIDFLGFETDLSSPYVLVLFVILMIVLISVLLYLQTIWNLAFVVVVLESSWGLQPLRRSGNLLKGMRRVAFSMMLFFVSFAAISLLASFSTVRVVGVSDGWKSWQFVVEIVGTSSFLTLVMLYNFAANTVLYMYCKAIQGELAFEIVEEFAREYVCLPFDDEKVPHVVSVVYT; encoded by the coding sequence ATGGCGACCTCACCATCGCCATCGCGACCACCAGTTCTCGACGTGTGCACAGTCTTCTCCGAAACAAAGCGCATAATCAACGCTCACTCTCGTCACTTCCTCGCTCTCTCCGTCCTCTTCATCCTTCCACTCAGCTTCTCCTTCGTCGTCTTCCCAACTCTCCAGGACCTCCTCATCGATCCCATCCCCAACAACTCTCAAATCTTCACGGCTCTTACTGATTTCGTTCctcaactagaattacaagaccAACCCACTGTCTCCGCCAAGACCCTTTTCCTTGCTTTGGCTTATTCCGTCCTCACCTTCGTCTTCTCTCTCTGTGCCATCGGATCGATCACTTACAGTGTCTTCCATGGCTTCTATGGCCGACCCGTCAAGCTCGTCTCCGCTATCAAATccatcttcttctccttcttccctcTTTTGGGTACCCTTATTGTTGCCCAGATCATCGTTTTTGCGATCGCAATTCTTTTCGCCATCTTCTTGTTCCTGGTGATTACAGGAATCGATTTTTTGGGGTTTGAGACTGATTTATCTTCGCCTTATGTACTTGTATTGTTTGTGATTCTTATGATTGTTCTGATTTCGGTGTTGTTGTATCTGCAAACGATTTGGAACCTGGCGTTTGTGGTCGTGGTGCTGGAATCGAGCTGGGGTCTGCAACCGTTGAGGCGGAGTGGGAATTTGCTTAAAGGGATGAGAAGGGTCGCTTTTTCGATGATGTTGTTTTTCGTATCTTTCGCAGCGATTTCCCTTTTAGCTTCGTTTTCGACTGTCCGTGTGGTTGGTGTTTCCGATGGGTGGAAGAGTTGGCAATTTGTTGTGGAAATCGTTGGGACTTCGAGCTTTCTGACTTTGGTTATGCTTTATAATTTCGCTGCGAATACGGTGCTTTACATGTACTGCAAAGCCATTCAAGGGGAGCTTGCTTTTGAGATCGTTGAGGAGTTTGCAAGAGAATATGTTTGCTTGCCCTTTGATGATGAGAAAGTTCCTCATGTTGTCTCTGTTGTGTATACTTGA
- the LOC107407081 gene encoding probable protein S-acyltransferase 22, with protein sequence MRKHGWQLPYHPLQVVAVAVFLALGFAFYVFFAPFVGKKIFQYIVMGLYTPLITCVFSLYVWCAAADPADPGVFKSKKYLNIPDCEKHSRHKDSKLGGESTSSLHDANATTLGGKPLFKDEPGKDATSKNSTTDIEMKNTSSERSSCLWLICSPCAYMCNCSSSSEESSTQQLSEEGMFYCSLCEVEVFKYSKHCRVCDKCVDRFDHHCRWLNNCIGKKNYRQFFTLMVTALLLLILQWSTGILVLICCFVERKQFAVDISAKLGSSFSLVPFVIVVVLCTFLAMIATLPLAQLFFFHILLIKKGISTYDYIIALREQEQEQQGVGGQHSPQMSPASSLTGLSSASSFTTFHRGAWCTPPRLFLEDQFDVVPPETGSVSSLGKKMGGDEPIKKKNLGAVKISPWTLARLNAEEVSKAAAEARKRSKILQPVVRRDASFGLETDSSFGSSGRRMVFRPENNRRRANKRVRLPAELPMEPLTKTSAKAVDKGFTETSTSLAPLQLEARSAFQTSRAMSSSTGIVASSPESSLDSPDIHPFRVSSSGPEEARRLTGLSATGIAAQSGIPLSRSTSDGYEASGGEDSDRVPSRIVQRSTNWSNILFGSDHDDRMVNLKASSSSQTNNRKL encoded by the exons ATGAGGAAGCATGGATGGCAACTCCCTTACCACCCTCTCCAG GTGGTGGCTGTTGCTGTATTTCTGGCATTGGGTTTTGCCTTCTACGTGTTCTTTGCTCCTTTTGTCGGGAAGAAGATTTTTCAGTATATTGTGATGGGTCTCTACACTCCACTT ATTACATGCGTCTTCAGCCTATATGTTTGGTGTGCGGCAGCTGATCCTGCAGATCCAGGAGTTTTCAAGTCAAAGAAGTATCTTAACATTCCAGACTGTGAAAAGCATTCTAGACATAAGGATTCTAAACTGGGTGGGGAATCAACTTCATCGTTACATGATGCTAATGCTACAACACTTGGCGGGAAACCTCTGTTTAAGGATGAACCGGGCAAAGATGCAACTTCTAAAAACTCAACTACAGATATTGAGATGAAAAATACATCATCAGAACGTTCATCTTGTCTCTGGCTGATTTGCTCTCCATGTGCATATATGTGCAATTGTTCTAGTTCAAGTGAGGAATCCTCTACACAACAATTGAGTGAAGAAGGAATGTTCTATTGCAGTTTGTGTGAAGTTGAG GTCTTCAAGTACAGTAAACACTGCAGAGTTTGTGACAAATGTGTTGACCGCTTTGATCATCACTGCAGG TGGCTTAACAACTGTATCGGAAAAAAGAACTATAGACAGTTTTTCACCCTCATGGTTACTGCTCTCCTATTG CTTATTCTACAATGGTCAACTGGGATTCTTGTGCTTATCTGCTGTTTTGTTGAGAGGAAGCAGTTCGCTGTAGATATATCTGCGAAGTTGGGAAGCAGTTTCTCTTTAGTGCCATTCGTTATTGTTGTG GTGTTATGCACATTTTTGGCAATGATTGCGACCCTACCACTTGCACAGCTTTTCTTCTTTCACATCCTCCTTATCAAGAAG GGAATCAGCACATATGACTATATCATAGCTTTGAGGGAGCAGGAACAAGAGCAACAAGGAGTTGGAGGTCAGCACAGTCCCCAAATGTCTCCTGCGAGCTCACTTACTGGATTAAGCAGTGCAAGCTCATTTACTACTTTCCACCGGGGTGCTTGGTGCACGCCCCCACGGCTGTTTCTAGAAGATCag TTTGATGTTGTACCGCCAGAGACTGGATCTGTTAGTTCATTAGGCAAAAAGATGGGGGGAGATGAACCAATTAAGAAGAAGAATCTGGGAGCAGTGAAGATTAGTCCATGGACTCTTGCAAGATTGAATGCAGAAGAGGTCTCAAAGGCTGCTGCTGAAGCAAGAAAAAGGTCCAAAATCCTGCAGCCTGTGGTGAGACGTGATGCTTCTTTTGGGCTAGAAACTGACAGTAGCTTTGGCAGCAGTGGCCGCAGAATGGTTTTTAGGCCAGAGAATAATAGAAGGCGAGCTAATAAGCGGGTGCGCCTTCCTGCTGAGCTGCCAATGGAGCCGCTTACAAAGACTTCAGCTAAAGCTGTTGACAAAGGTTTCACTGAGACATCAACTAGTTTGGCGCCTCTTCAGCTTGAAGCAAGGAGTGCTTTCCAAACAAGCCGAGCTATGTCAAGCTCCACAGGGATTGTTGCTTCTTCTCCTGAGAGCAGTTTAGACTCTCCAGACATCCACCCTTTCCGGGTGTCCTCATCGGGTCCTGAAGAGGCCAGGCGGCTCACAGGTCTATCTGCAACTGGTATAGCTGCTCAAAGCGGAATCCCACTGTCAAGGTCAACTAGTGATGGATATGAAGCCTCTGGTGGAGAAGACAGTGATAGGGTTCCTTCTAGGATCGTACAAAGATCGACGAACTGGAGTAACATTCTCTTTGGCTCTGATCATGACGATAGGATGGTGAACCTGAAAGCATCATCTTCTAGCCAGACTAACAATAGAAAGTTATGA